One genomic window of Glycine max cultivar Williams 82 chromosome 16, Glycine_max_v4.0, whole genome shotgun sequence includes the following:
- the LOC100802137 gene encoding 60S ribosomal protein L8-3 — protein MGRVIRAQRKGAGSVFKSHTHHRKGPARFRSLDFGERNGYLKGVVTDVIHDPGRGAPLAKVAFRHPFRYKKQNELFIAAEGLYTGQFIYCGKKATLVVGNVLPLRSIPEGAVICNVEHHVGDRGVFARASGDYAIVISHNPDNDTSRIKLPSGSKKIVPSDCRAMIGQVAGGGRTEKPLLKAGNAYHKFRVKRNCWPKVRGVAMNPVEHPHGGGNHQHIGHASTVRRDAPPGQKVGLIAARRTGRLRGQAAATAAKADKA, from the exons ATGGGACGTGTGATCCGTGCGCAGCGTAAGGGAGCAGGCTCGGTCTTCAAGTCCCACACGCACCACCGCAAGGGCCCTGCACGCTTCCGGAGCCTGGACTTCGGGGAGCGCAACGGCTACCTCAAGGGCGTGGTCACCGACGTCATCCATGACCCTGGCCGCGGCGCGCCGCTCGCCAAGGTCGCCTTCCGCCACCCTTTCAGATACAAGAAGCAGAACGAGCTCTTCATTGCCGCCGAGGGCCTCTACACCGGTCAGTTCATCTACTGCGGCAAGAAGGCCACCCTTGTTGTCGGGAACGTTCTACCCCTGAGGTCCATCCCCGAAGGAGCCGTCATCTGCAACGTCGAGCATCACGTCGGCGACCGCGGCGTCTTTGCCCGGGCGTCTGGCGACTACGCCATTGTTATCAGTCACAACCCTGATAATGACACCTCTAG GATTAAACTCCCATCTGGTTCAAAAAAGATTGTTCCTAGTGACTGTAGGGCCATGATTGGGCAAGTTGCAGGTGGAGGGAGAACTGAGAAGCCTCTTCTCAAGGCTGGAAATGCTTACCACAAGTTTAGAGTGAAGAGGAACTGCTGGCCCAAGGTTCGTGGTGTTGCTATGAACCCTGTTGAGCATCCCCACGGAGGAGGTAACCACCAGCATATCGGTCATGCTAGTACTGTCAGGCGTGATGCTCCTCCTGGACAGAAGGTTGGTCTCATTGCCGCAAGGAGGACTGGTCGTCTTAGGGGACAAGCTGCTGCAACTGCTGCTAAGGCTGATAAGGCTTAA